Proteins encoded within one genomic window of Microbacterium soli:
- a CDS encoding substrate-binding domain-containing protein: MVLQQTKTIGMLTPEITNPYFPELIVAAEDEMRRQGYTSVLANVKESLPSSEAIAESLIDYGVDALLTACARPDDLFITRLRKAGVPVVLVNRAHPALTDSMVVPDYEAGGAMVARHLLALGHERIAYIAGPSRLEPSDARLRGHLRELSKAGADYSRIAHVEKLSIEAGHRAALELLQTGSPPTAIAVANDFCALGVLAALPELGMRAPDDVAVVGYDDIWVSSLPSIRLTSVTTHTARMGELAVRMAIDLIDRGAVSAEPIILEPELRIRQSTVAD, encoded by the coding sequence TTGGTCCTCCAGCAGACGAAGACGATCGGCATGCTCACGCCCGAGATCACGAACCCGTACTTCCCCGAGTTGATCGTCGCTGCCGAAGACGAGATGCGACGACAGGGATACACATCGGTCCTGGCCAACGTGAAGGAGTCGCTTCCGTCCAGCGAGGCGATCGCCGAGAGCCTGATCGACTACGGGGTCGACGCACTCCTCACGGCGTGCGCTCGCCCCGACGATCTCTTCATCACGAGGCTTCGCAAGGCCGGTGTGCCAGTCGTCCTGGTCAACCGTGCTCACCCGGCCCTGACGGATTCCATGGTGGTCCCCGACTATGAGGCTGGCGGGGCCATGGTTGCTCGCCACCTTCTCGCTCTCGGACACGAGCGCATCGCCTACATCGCCGGCCCGTCTCGATTGGAGCCGAGTGACGCCCGATTGCGCGGTCATCTGCGCGAACTCTCCAAGGCGGGAGCAGACTACTCGCGAATAGCACATGTCGAGAAGCTGAGCATTGAAGCCGGTCACCGCGCCGCGCTAGAGCTGCTGCAGACCGGTAGCCCGCCCACCGCAATCGCCGTGGCGAATGACTTCTGCGCCTTGGGAGTGCTCGCAGCGCTGCCTGAACTCGGAATGCGCGCCCCCGACGATGTCGCCGTCGTCGGGTACGACGACATCTGGGTATCCAGCCTCCCGTCCATCCGACTGACGTCAGTGACTACTCATACAGCCCGCATGGGAGAACTCGCGGTGCGGATGGCGATCGACCTCATCGATCGCGGGGCGGTGTCAGCCGAGCCGATCATCCTCGAACCGGAGCTACGAATCAGACAGAGCACCGTAGCCGACTAG
- a CDS encoding acyl-CoA dehydrogenase family protein produces MRNPSDLERYDHIGARDRLGEVGALGLRLREEGRPVASGTEVRLFAEAIGAALVPVPFFSTTLAVELLGNVEPDLAESIAAGESRCAVALRDDFSGLAEVGEAAIAWDAKDAEFAVAVGAVTDETVEIVKAPLTSGSCVASPLDPTRWCAATTLDDAESIGFVSREQHTRWQAMALMLASADAVGAMRQTLENAIEYSKQRHAYGRPIGSFQALQHLMVEAYVDLQPASAHTSFAAWALDELSADEALRAARSAKAYVSRIGLAVAERSMQVFGGIGVTREHVAHLFTRRVMADRMILGSEDEHFGHLTEAPTGGN; encoded by the coding sequence GTGAGAAACCCGTCCGATCTCGAGCGCTATGACCACATCGGCGCACGGGACCGCCTCGGAGAGGTGGGCGCCCTCGGTCTGCGTCTTCGGGAGGAGGGTCGCCCCGTCGCCTCCGGTACCGAAGTGCGCCTCTTCGCCGAGGCGATCGGCGCGGCACTCGTGCCCGTGCCGTTCTTCAGCACGACGCTGGCCGTAGAGCTCCTCGGCAACGTGGAGCCAGACCTCGCCGAGTCGATCGCGGCCGGTGAATCCCGTTGCGCGGTGGCACTGCGGGATGACTTCTCGGGCTTGGCTGAGGTGGGAGAGGCCGCGATCGCGTGGGATGCGAAAGACGCTGAGTTCGCGGTCGCCGTGGGCGCTGTCACCGATGAGACCGTTGAGATCGTGAAAGCGCCACTGACGTCGGGTTCCTGCGTAGCCTCCCCGCTCGACCCCACGAGGTGGTGCGCGGCGACGACTCTCGATGATGCCGAGTCGATCGGATTCGTGTCGCGTGAGCAGCACACTCGCTGGCAGGCGATGGCCCTGATGCTCGCCAGTGCTGACGCTGTGGGTGCGATGCGTCAGACGTTGGAGAATGCGATCGAGTATTCGAAGCAGCGCCATGCGTACGGAAGACCGATCGGATCATTCCAGGCTCTGCAGCACCTGATGGTCGAGGCGTACGTCGATCTGCAGCCGGCATCGGCGCACACATCGTTCGCGGCGTGGGCGCTCGATGAGTTGTCCGCGGATGAGGCTCTGCGAGCGGCTCGGAGCGCGAAGGCGTATGTCAGTCGCATCGGTCTCGCTGTCGCCGAGCGCTCGATGCAGGTCTTCGGCGGGATCGGCGTGACGCGCGAACACGTCGCGCACCTGTTCACGCGGCGGGTGATGGCCGATCGGATGATCCTCGGTTCCGAGGACGAACACTTCGGCCACTTGACAGAGGCACCTACGGGAGGCAACTAG
- a CDS encoding acyl-CoA dehydrogenase family protein translates to MDYRDTPDEAAFRHQLRGWLAETKVPNWKDADSISEAQRRMRIWNKALHDAGYLAIGWPTEEGGQGLSPIFNLILNDEIGKADCPPYPGWINIFPRAISIHGTDAQRERFVPATLDGEIIWCQGFSEPGAGSDIASMSTRAVRSEGGWIISGQKLWTTSVIYADWCFLLARTDDSVSKHRGISAFLVSLDSPGITAGAVELANGNPETGQLFLDDVFVPDDQMLGGEGDGWRIALSTFSYERNPVETEYISELRQWMRSAEQLASDLGKLDDIHVRRRLADIRTRIDGLVYVGLEQLSARVAEGRVYPGEESSVGKLLWTYAGQEMQHFVLDLLGSRPLADPQYNPMGDYIWSRVLSVFGGTEQIQKNVLAWRVLGLPRV, encoded by the coding sequence ATGGACTACAGAGACACTCCGGACGAGGCGGCGTTCCGCCATCAGCTTCGTGGATGGCTTGCGGAGACGAAGGTCCCGAATTGGAAGGACGCCGATTCGATATCTGAGGCGCAGCGGCGCATGCGGATATGGAACAAGGCACTGCATGACGCAGGTTATCTCGCCATCGGCTGGCCGACTGAGGAGGGCGGACAGGGACTATCGCCGATCTTCAACCTCATTCTCAACGATGAGATCGGCAAAGCCGATTGCCCTCCCTATCCGGGGTGGATCAACATCTTCCCCAGGGCGATATCCATTCACGGGACCGACGCTCAGCGCGAGAGGTTCGTGCCGGCGACGTTGGATGGCGAGATCATCTGGTGCCAGGGGTTCTCGGAGCCCGGTGCCGGCTCCGACATCGCATCGATGTCGACTCGAGCCGTGCGGAGCGAGGGCGGCTGGATCATCAGCGGTCAGAAGCTGTGGACGACCTCCGTGATCTATGCGGACTGGTGCTTCCTGCTCGCTCGCACGGACGATTCGGTATCCAAGCACCGCGGGATCTCGGCCTTTCTGGTATCGCTCGATTCGCCCGGGATCACCGCAGGCGCAGTCGAGTTGGCGAACGGGAATCCCGAGACGGGCCAGTTGTTCCTGGACGACGTCTTCGTCCCCGACGATCAGATGCTCGGAGGTGAGGGAGACGGATGGCGAATCGCGCTGTCGACCTTTTCCTACGAGCGCAACCCTGTGGAGACCGAGTACATCTCGGAGCTGCGACAGTGGATGCGAAGCGCTGAGCAGCTTGCTTCGGACCTGGGAAAGCTCGACGACATACACGTGCGTCGTCGGCTCGCGGATATCAGAACGCGCATCGACGGGCTCGTCTATGTGGGGCTCGAACAGCTGTCCGCTCGGGTGGCGGAGGGCAGGGTGTACCCCGGCGAGGAGAGTTCGGTGGGCAAGCTCCTCTGGACTTATGCGGGCCAGGAGATGCAGCACTTCGTGCTGGACCTTCTTGGGTCCAGGCCCCTCGCCGACCCGCAGTACAACCCGATGGGCGACTACATCTGGTCGCGAGTACTGAGCGTCTTCGGTGGCACTGAGCAGATCCAGAAGAACGTTCTGGCTTGGCGTGTGCTGGGTCTGCCGCGCGTGTGA
- a CDS encoding glutamine amidotransferase, with product MESAQPGRVLLAGETWVTYGVHQKGLSTYTTGGYGQGHKEFVAALEGAGWSVTHVPNHLATEEFPFTAEELSDYDVVILSDIGADTLLLHPATFERGERTPNRLAEISDWVSEGGGLLMVGGYLSFSGFGGNAGYHGTPIEQCLPVTMLGYDDRVERPDGVVPQVVKPMHPAIADLPGEWPWLLGYNRFEADRGEVLISVDSDPLLVVDAWGQGRAAAFASDCSPHWGSPAFMQWEGYATFWDRLLRWLADGRSH from the coding sequence ATGGAATCGGCACAACCCGGGCGGGTGTTGCTCGCCGGCGAGACGTGGGTCACGTACGGAGTGCATCAGAAGGGCCTGAGCACCTACACGACCGGTGGATACGGTCAGGGCCACAAGGAGTTCGTCGCCGCGCTCGAAGGCGCCGGATGGAGTGTCACACACGTTCCGAATCACCTCGCCACCGAGGAGTTCCCGTTCACGGCGGAAGAGTTGAGCGACTACGACGTGGTGATTCTCAGCGATATCGGTGCCGACACTCTGCTGCTGCATCCGGCCACGTTCGAGCGCGGAGAGCGAACACCGAACCGGCTGGCGGAGATCTCCGATTGGGTGTCGGAGGGTGGCGGGCTGCTGATGGTCGGCGGATACCTGTCGTTCTCGGGATTCGGTGGGAACGCGGGATACCACGGTACGCCGATCGAGCAGTGCCTGCCGGTGACGATGCTTGGCTACGACGATCGCGTCGAAAGGCCCGACGGCGTCGTGCCACAAGTGGTCAAACCCATGCACCCGGCTATTGCGGATCTTCCCGGCGAGTGGCCCTGGCTACTGGGCTACAACCGCTTCGAGGCCGACAGAGGCGAGGTTCTCATCTCCGTCGACAGCGATCCACTCCTCGTGGTGGATGCTTGGGGGCAGGGGCGGGCTGCGGCCTTCGCCTCGGACTGCTCACCGCACTGGGGCTCGCCCGCCTTCATGCAGTGGGAAGGGTACGCCACATTCTGGGATCGGCTGCTCCGTTGGCTTGCAGATGGGAGGAGCCACTGA
- a CDS encoding acetate--CoA ligase family protein: protein MHENPKNMRALMTPSSVAVVGASERGMGGRLLDQLLDWGFSGPVYPVNPRYQNLRGLTCYPSLAQLPMAPELVAVVVAARHVNDVLAQAGERGAKAAIIPASGFGEVGGEGEALERQIIETANQYGLTINGPNNYGVASLHDQTVLSVGPIPSGLRPGNIALLFASGALTNSVDEPVYFRGLGISHIITVGNEAQVGIADYMNYLIDDPHVTVIACFVEGFRDPRSFEAAARRAAAAGKRLVVLKTGRSESARRAALAHTGALVGADSAIDAWLRKLGVARVRDLDELIETAILLARYPDLGYGNVGIASVSGGGSGVLADLAADTGLEMAPFSDDTTARLREVLPAYATPNNPLDVTTFGLGEESRHNILRTLCDDDEVEIVTWAFHTPGVSVDDSRETYAGMIESLGTASDRGTRKPAAAFTMVGGAFDPAFVEVAAAHDIPLLSGARSSLAAIAAAQQSTRRLRWLSEDSSATDEASPPRLVDDFRALGEAVVPERTMKQFLSRVGVPVTREILARDVDEAVSAFETLGVERVALKVESSDIAHKAAAGGVLLGVEDVDAVRAGFHRILSSVEKAHPTATIEGVLVQEMADDGIDVFVGCTIEPGIGPVLALGAGGVLVEAIDSVSTALCPMGEEEARALVEESAVARVIRGVGGDLEALADAVRGVSQLAHWLRDEFEEMDVNPIRVFGAGAGVRALDALAARRTSSASSISHPTEGAEKPCTQF, encoded by the coding sequence ATGCATGAGAATCCGAAGAATATGCGGGCGCTGATGACACCGTCATCCGTAGCGGTCGTGGGAGCAAGCGAACGCGGAATGGGGGGGCGCCTTCTCGACCAGCTGCTCGATTGGGGGTTCTCTGGCCCCGTGTATCCGGTGAATCCGCGATACCAGAATCTGCGGGGTCTGACGTGCTACCCGAGCCTTGCGCAACTGCCGATGGCACCGGAGCTGGTCGCCGTCGTGGTCGCCGCGCGGCACGTGAACGACGTTCTGGCTCAAGCGGGCGAGAGAGGTGCGAAGGCGGCGATCATCCCCGCATCTGGCTTCGGGGAGGTCGGCGGAGAGGGCGAAGCGCTCGAGCGTCAGATCATCGAGACCGCCAACCAGTACGGACTTACCATCAACGGTCCGAACAACTACGGCGTCGCGAGTCTGCACGATCAGACCGTCCTCTCTGTCGGACCCATCCCCAGCGGGCTGCGCCCGGGCAATATCGCGCTGTTGTTCGCCAGTGGCGCTCTTACGAACAGCGTCGACGAGCCGGTGTATTTCCGGGGGCTCGGCATCAGCCACATCATCACGGTCGGTAATGAGGCACAGGTCGGCATCGCCGATTACATGAACTACCTGATCGACGACCCGCACGTGACGGTGATCGCGTGCTTCGTCGAAGGGTTCCGAGACCCCCGCTCCTTCGAGGCCGCCGCCCGTCGCGCGGCCGCGGCGGGGAAGAGGCTGGTGGTCCTCAAGACAGGGCGCTCCGAGTCGGCACGGCGCGCGGCGCTCGCCCATACGGGTGCGCTGGTGGGCGCTGACAGCGCGATCGACGCGTGGTTGCGCAAGCTCGGCGTCGCGCGAGTGAGAGATCTGGATGAGTTGATCGAGACAGCGATCCTGCTCGCGAGATACCCGGATCTGGGCTATGGAAACGTGGGCATCGCGTCCGTATCCGGGGGAGGAAGCGGAGTGCTGGCCGACCTCGCCGCCGACACCGGCCTGGAGATGGCACCGTTCAGCGACGACACGACCGCGCGACTGCGCGAAGTCCTGCCCGCATACGCAACGCCGAACAACCCGCTCGATGTCACCACCTTCGGGCTCGGTGAGGAATCGAGACACAACATTCTTCGCACCCTTTGCGATGACGACGAGGTTGAGATCGTCACCTGGGCATTCCACACCCCCGGCGTGTCCGTAGACGATAGTCGCGAGACATACGCCGGCATGATCGAGTCGCTCGGGACGGCATCGGACCGAGGCACACGCAAACCGGCAGCCGCGTTCACGATGGTCGGCGGTGCCTTCGACCCGGCATTCGTGGAAGTGGCTGCTGCCCACGATATTCCGCTTCTCAGCGGTGCTCGCAGTTCCTTGGCGGCGATCGCGGCCGCTCAGCAGTCGACTCGTCGCCTGCGGTGGCTGTCCGAGGACTCCAGTGCCACAGACGAGGCCTCGCCACCGCGGCTCGTCGACGACTTTCGCGCCCTCGGCGAAGCGGTCGTGCCTGAACGGACGATGAAGCAATTCCTGTCGAGGGTCGGTGTGCCCGTCACTCGCGAGATCCTCGCCCGAGACGTCGACGAGGCTGTGTCGGCCTTCGAGACGCTAGGCGTCGAGCGCGTCGCGCTCAAGGTCGAGTCGAGCGACATAGCGCACAAGGCTGCCGCAGGCGGGGTGCTGCTCGGGGTCGAAGATGTCGACGCCGTGCGTGCCGGATTCCATCGGATCCTCTCGTCGGTTGAGAAAGCACATCCCACCGCCACCATCGAAGGTGTTCTGGTCCAGGAGATGGCCGATGACGGGATCGATGTGTTCGTCGGTTGCACGATCGAACCGGGTATCGGGCCCGTGCTCGCGCTGGGAGCAGGAGGCGTGCTCGTGGAGGCGATCGACAGCGTATCCACCGCCCTGTGCCCGATGGGGGAGGAAGAGGCCAGAGCCCTGGTGGAGGAGAGCGCGGTCGCGCGTGTGATCCGAGGCGTCGGCGGCGACCTGGAAGCGCTTGCAGACGCGGTCCGGGGGGTCTCGCAGCTTGCCCACTGGTTGCGCGACGAATTCGAAGAGATGGATGTCAATCCGATACGCGTCTTCGGGGCAGGAGCTGGCGTCCGCGCCCTCGATGCACTGGCCGCAAGGCGCACGAGCTCAGCCTCGTCGATATCGCACCCCACTGAAGGAGCAGAGAAGCCATGCACGCAGTTCTGA
- a CDS encoding M28 family metallopeptidase — protein sequence MTSDTQVDLSRVHRMWNAIIDAGPRGPFSDAVADLQQTIEAELDPIVDRWERHPFQITNWHGEQGTLTVEQETFVCLPAIQSPQAEHVEGTLALAGHQVVWGMRRWRRYVVVGRQEEPLAVILVRPRGQAIPEPMLPGSLGVPHVIVGAEAEAPLRRALQESLRVQLVCSASLGDREQAESLVAHLAGDPALPTVLICAHLDSVYTTAGAYDNATGAAALVGAVDIVSRLDRHGDITFVWFNAEEWSMTGSAAFASERAGEFDFVINLDGFGRTELLELWAGPEWFEVWLHGLFAQAGRDLGWSRPSDHLTALTPPPGGGDHDVFFLAGLPVAMLTHDDQEIIHSPDDDHPQEAMWTHLVQSLALLERVLPQAFTQFTDVRLAFEHSLGHEVGVAWSHDGKRRVANLSELLPVSAVPEKKEGKK from the coding sequence ATGACCAGCGACACCCAGGTCGATCTCTCGAGAGTGCATCGGATGTGGAATGCGATCATCGATGCCGGGCCGCGGGGTCCATTCAGCGATGCGGTCGCCGACCTTCAGCAGACAATCGAGGCCGAGCTCGATCCGATTGTCGATCGCTGGGAGCGACACCCGTTCCAGATCACGAATTGGCACGGGGAGCAGGGCACATTGACGGTGGAGCAGGAGACGTTCGTCTGCCTGCCGGCAATCCAGTCCCCGCAGGCCGAGCACGTCGAGGGGACCCTGGCACTTGCTGGGCATCAGGTGGTGTGGGGCATGCGCCGGTGGCGTCGCTACGTCGTCGTCGGTCGGCAGGAAGAGCCTCTCGCCGTGATTCTGGTCCGCCCGAGAGGCCAGGCGATCCCCGAGCCCATGCTTCCGGGATCGCTCGGTGTGCCTCACGTGATCGTCGGTGCAGAGGCGGAGGCACCACTCCGTCGCGCATTGCAGGAGTCGCTGCGAGTACAACTCGTGTGCTCTGCCTCGCTGGGAGATCGCGAGCAGGCGGAGAGCCTGGTTGCTCATCTCGCCGGTGATCCGGCGTTGCCCACGGTACTCATCTGTGCTCACCTCGACTCCGTGTACACGACGGCGGGCGCGTACGACAATGCCACGGGCGCAGCAGCGTTGGTGGGTGCGGTCGATATCGTTTCGCGGCTGGACCGACACGGAGACATCACCTTCGTATGGTTCAACGCTGAGGAGTGGTCGATGACCGGTTCCGCGGCGTTCGCGTCTGAACGAGCGGGCGAGTTCGATTTCGTGATCAATCTCGATGGCTTCGGCCGTACTGAACTGCTCGAATTGTGGGCCGGGCCAGAGTGGTTCGAGGTCTGGCTGCATGGGCTGTTCGCGCAGGCGGGGCGTGACCTGGGCTGGTCCCGACCCTCTGATCACCTGACCGCGCTGACACCCCCGCCTGGTGGTGGAGATCATGATGTCTTCTTCCTCGCGGGGCTGCCGGTCGCGATGCTCACGCACGACGATCAAGAGATCATCCACTCGCCGGACGACGATCACCCGCAAGAGGCGATGTGGACGCATCTGGTGCAGAGCCTGGCTCTGCTCGAACGGGTGCTGCCTCAGGCGTTCACTCAGTTCACCGATGTGCGCCTCGCGTTCGAGCACTCGCTCGGCCACGAGGTCGGCGTCGCGTGGTCACACGACGGCAAGCGGCGCGTGGCGAATCTCAGCGAGCTCTTGCCCGTCTCTGCGGTACCCGAGAAGAAGGAAGGTAAGAAGTGA
- a CDS encoding SDR family NAD(P)-dependent oxidoreductase, whose translation MSRSRVVIVTGAGRGIGAATALALARPDTVLALCQRNAAGLSAVEDAARERGAAVRTYSVDVRYRDRVAAVVQDLVEREGGIDVLVNNAGIICRRSVAETDEEEWDSVFDTNVKGVLWFTQAVAEPMTRQGRGAIVNVSSIAGRYGNAERAAYCASKAAVDALTKVSALELGPHGVRVNAVAPGFIRTEINDVELREQQLEAAFAERIPLGRIGDVDEVAGAVSLLASPEASYINGEVLVVDGGWTIAQNFPKAQEATR comes from the coding sequence ATGAGTCGGTCTCGCGTCGTCATCGTCACGGGCGCGGGCCGGGGCATCGGTGCCGCCACAGCGCTTGCTCTCGCCCGTCCCGACACTGTTCTCGCGTTATGTCAGCGGAACGCCGCTGGCCTCTCCGCCGTCGAGGACGCAGCTCGAGAACGCGGTGCTGCAGTCCGCACCTATTCCGTGGACGTCCGCTATCGCGACCGAGTAGCAGCCGTTGTTCAGGATCTTGTCGAGCGCGAGGGGGGAATCGATGTCCTCGTCAACAATGCGGGGATCATCTGCCGGCGTTCAGTTGCAGAGACTGATGAGGAGGAATGGGACAGCGTCTTCGACACGAACGTGAAAGGCGTGCTCTGGTTCACCCAGGCCGTCGCGGAGCCCATGACGCGTCAGGGCCGAGGGGCGATCGTGAATGTCAGCTCCATCGCCGGGCGCTACGGTAACGCAGAGCGTGCAGCATACTGCGCCTCCAAGGCGGCGGTCGATGCACTCACCAAGGTCTCCGCACTCGAACTCGGGCCACACGGAGTACGAGTCAACGCTGTCGCCCCCGGATTCATCCGCACGGAGATCAACGATGTCGAACTGCGGGAGCAGCAGCTCGAGGCGGCATTCGCGGAGCGTATCCCGCTGGGAAGGATCGGCGACGTTGACGAGGTCGCCGGGGCGGTGAGCCTTCTCGCTTCGCCTGAGGCGTCGTACATCAACGGCGAGGTGCTCGTCGTGGACGGCGGCTGGACCATTGCGCAGAACTTCCCCAAGGCACAGGAGGCAACCCGATGA
- a CDS encoding sugar phosphate isomerase/epimerase, translating into MADVVGCTTVGYLRFPLVRALDGIAAAGLQNVDLAAIPDYCEHISPLADRAETNRLQSELQDRGLRALSISAHTTIASVDGYRHIRACIEYASTIGAGIVNTGTGPIGDDAATFFRHAAELVKVAERLGVVLALETQDWEMTSGAGALALLDKLGSSNVKVNLDAANIVYWGGRKAEEEIDLLAPHVAHVHVKDKRGGRGVYDFPSLGDGEIDYGKIFSSLDAVGFDGPYMIEPELSLAEAERPPAEVEEALRDPGSAYQRHTYLGTSNAEEVDADLARSLATFAALRGASYSPSA; encoded by the coding sequence ATGGCCGACGTCGTTGGCTGCACTACCGTCGGCTATCTGCGGTTCCCGCTGGTGCGAGCGCTTGACGGCATCGCAGCGGCTGGATTGCAGAATGTCGACCTCGCCGCGATTCCCGACTACTGCGAGCACATCTCGCCGCTGGCCGACCGCGCTGAGACCAACCGCCTCCAGTCAGAGCTGCAAGATCGAGGTCTTCGCGCCTTGAGCATCAGTGCGCACACGACGATCGCCTCCGTGGACGGATACCGTCATATCCGCGCATGCATCGAGTACGCTTCGACCATCGGTGCGGGAATCGTGAACACCGGCACGGGCCCGATAGGGGATGACGCCGCGACATTCTTCCGTCACGCGGCGGAGCTGGTCAAGGTCGCCGAACGGCTTGGTGTCGTCCTCGCTCTGGAGACCCAAGACTGGGAGATGACCAGTGGTGCGGGGGCGCTGGCGCTCCTCGACAAGCTGGGCTCGTCGAACGTGAAGGTCAACCTCGATGCGGCGAACATCGTGTACTGGGGCGGACGCAAGGCCGAGGAAGAGATCGATCTTCTTGCTCCGCACGTTGCGCATGTCCACGTCAAGGACAAGCGCGGTGGCCGCGGGGTCTACGATTTTCCATCCTTGGGTGACGGTGAGATCGATTACGGCAAGATCTTCAGCTCACTCGATGCGGTTGGTTTCGACGGACCGTACATGATCGAACCCGAGCTTTCGCTTGCGGAAGCAGAGCGGCCGCCGGCTGAGGTCGAAGAGGCGTTGCGTGATCCCGGAAGCGCCTACCAGCGCCACACTTATTTGGGCACGAGCAACGCGGAAGAGGTCGATGCAGACCTCGCCCGGTCGCTTGCAACGTTCGCCGCCTTGCGCGGGGCTTCCTACTCGCCGTCAGCATGA
- a CDS encoding ABC transporter ATP-binding protein produces MSDQRTPEQVSFRELRLTDVSKWFGSGHRAFQALKEVNLTIVPGSSIGIVGESGSGKSTMSRIVMGLESASSGTVTLDGEDTRLRLAKPASARRFRRTVQYIGQDTSSTFDPRRSLRDSVTIPAMLLTGASRSSANEQADELFQSFGIDPTLADRRPHQVSGGQRQRFAIARALIVRPQILLCDEIVSALDVSVQGAILNLLRDYCRQTGAAMTFVSHGLPATAFISQQLVVMKEGEIVERGTTAEVLEHPQHPYTRQLVGAYEYTRRSSG; encoded by the coding sequence ATGTCTGATCAGCGCACCCCTGAGCAGGTCTCCTTTCGCGAACTGCGCCTCACCGATGTGTCGAAGTGGTTCGGCAGCGGTCATCGGGCGTTCCAGGCGCTGAAGGAGGTGAATCTGACGATCGTTCCCGGATCTTCGATCGGAATCGTCGGGGAATCGGGGTCTGGGAAGAGCACGATGAGCAGGATTGTGATGGGACTCGAATCGGCCAGTTCGGGAACCGTGACGCTCGACGGCGAAGACACCCGCCTCCGGCTCGCGAAGCCCGCGTCGGCCCGGCGTTTCCGGCGCACTGTGCAGTACATCGGGCAGGACACAAGCTCAACGTTCGATCCGCGGCGCTCACTCCGAGACTCCGTGACCATCCCCGCGATGCTGCTCACCGGGGCCTCGCGGTCGAGCGCGAACGAACAGGCAGACGAATTGTTCCAGTCGTTCGGTATCGATCCGACGCTCGCCGATCGCCGGCCGCATCAGGTATCGGGCGGACAACGGCAACGCTTCGCGATCGCGCGGGCACTCATCGTGCGTCCGCAGATTCTGCTCTGCGACGAGATCGTGTCGGCCCTCGACGTGTCTGTGCAAGGGGCGATCCTGAACCTGCTCCGCGATTACTGCAGACAGACTGGCGCGGCCATGACATTCGTGTCCCACGGTCTGCCTGCGACCGCGTTCATCAGTCAGCAGCTCGTCGTCATGAAGGAAGGAGAGATCGTTGAACGTGGGACGACGGCTGAGGTCCTGGAGCACCCACAGCACCCATACACACGGCAACTGGTCGGAGCATATGAGTACACCCGGCGTTCGTCGGGCTGA
- a CDS encoding ribokinase: protein MSRSPRVVVIGSANVDVLCNVPRLPAEGETLTAERMTLAPGGKGLNQAVSARRSGAVVDLIASLGDDALGRDIRTWMRNAGVGDGGVIHNPAPTGTAVVLVEPDASNRIVVGAGANAQLGAEHVASALSALTEVDCVVSCCEVGDDAITSGFRLAKREGATTVLNPSPFRPSAVALFELSDWAVLNEVEFRSAFDEEPTAEHMVAAAAAWDLGLVVTAGEAGATLVRDDLVEFCPAPVVQAVDTTGAGDAFLGAFACALAAGEEPSAALRAGVAAGSRCVETEGAQLGPAQGFHAPPQQAVPLTSYAQRPAHLHPSRSSHA, encoded by the coding sequence ATGAGCCGCTCACCACGCGTGGTCGTCATAGGGTCGGCAAATGTCGACGTTCTGTGCAATGTGCCCCGCCTGCCGGCCGAGGGCGAGACCCTGACGGCTGAGAGGATGACGCTGGCCCCCGGGGGGAAAGGCCTCAACCAGGCCGTCTCCGCCCGACGGTCCGGCGCTGTCGTCGACCTCATCGCCTCCCTTGGCGACGATGCGCTCGGCCGCGATATCAGAACCTGGATGAGGAATGCGGGGGTCGGTGACGGTGGCGTGATCCACAACCCCGCTCCGACGGGTACCGCCGTCGTGCTGGTCGAGCCCGACGCATCGAATCGCATCGTCGTGGGTGCTGGTGCAAACGCTCAGCTGGGAGCAGAGCATGTCGCCTCCGCGCTCTCGGCTCTGACGGAGGTCGATTGCGTCGTCAGCTGCTGTGAGGTGGGCGATGACGCGATCACGAGCGGGTTCCGTCTCGCCAAGCGCGAGGGTGCGACGACCGTGCTGAACCCGTCACCCTTCCGACCCTCGGCGGTCGCACTCTTCGAGCTGTCCGATTGGGCGGTTCTCAACGAGGTCGAGTTCCGAAGCGCATTCGACGAGGAGCCCACTGCAGAGCACATGGTGGCGGCCGCGGCGGCATGGGACCTGGGGCTGGTCGTCACCGCGGGCGAGGCAGGGGCGACGCTCGTGCGGGATGATCTCGTCGAGTTCTGCCCTGCGCCGGTCGTACAGGCTGTGGACACGACGGGGGCGGGCGACGCGTTCCTCGGTGCGTTCGCCTGCGCACTCGCCGCCGGAGAAGAGCCGTCAGCCGCCTTGCGTGCCGGAGTCGCCGCAGGATCGCGCTGTGTGGAGACCGAGGGTGCCCAGCTGGGGCCGGCTCAGGGATTTCACGCTCCGCCGCAACAGGCTGTTCCGCTCACTTCCTACGCGCAGAGGCCTGCGCACCTCCACCCATCGAGGAGTAGCCATGCATGA